TAGGCCTAGCGGTAAGTGATGAGTTGGGGCTGGTAGCCACCGGGATTGAAGTGGTGCCCCGGGTGGGATGGAAGAAGGACACCGCCCGTATTCGGCAGGTGATTGCCGAATACGAGATCGGAGCATTGGTGGTGGGTTTGCCAATTCGCACCGATGGTACTGAAGGTCCCGAGGCCCAAGGCGTAAGGGAGTGGGCAGATAGGCTTCAGCGGCAAGTGCAGCTTCCCCTGTACTATGCCGATGAGCGGTTTTCTACGGCCATCGCAGAGCAGGCTCTGTTGACCTTTGATGTCAGTCGCCAGAAGCGACGTAAAGTTGTTGATCAGGTGGCTGCCGCAGTG
The nucleotide sequence above comes from Bacillota bacterium. Encoded proteins:
- the ruvX gene encoding Holliday junction resolvase RuvX, coding for MRYLGIDLGSKTIGLAVSDELGLVATGIEVVPRVGWKKDTARIRQVIAEYEIGALVVGLPIRTDGTEGPEAQGVREWADRLQRQVQLPLYYADERFSTAIAEQALLTFDVSRQKRRKVVDQVAAAVILQTWLDRRRAQAHQVDD